DNA sequence from the Firmicutes bacterium HGW-Firmicutes-1 genome:
TAGTTAGCCTTTTTCTGTCACATAACTCTCGCGTATTGACGACGTTCATCAGCTAATTTATATCAATTTCACATCAGCCTATAAGGCTGATGAATGTTGTCAATATATTGTTATATGATGCTCCCCACGGAAACTTCCAAAAGCAATTAATCGTAATTCATTCAATTCCTTTAAATAACTTCAGGTGAAACAATATTTATCTTCTCAAGAAAAAGAAATTTTACCTTATCACTTAGTAATTCTTCTTTGAAAATTTTGTAGCCTAATTTCCTATAAAAATATATGTTTTTTTCGTCTTTAAACCCTGTATACAATTCAAATTTACTACATTTCGGATAACTACTTTCGATATCATTCATCAATCTTCTCCCTATACCCTTATTCTGGAAATTTGGATGAACTATAACCCTACCTATGTAACATACATTATCTTTTTCATATGCTCTTATACTACCAATAATTTTCGATTCTTCTACGGCTTTTAATATTAAGCCATGTGAAAATTCTTCTTGTAACTCTTCTATTGTCTGTACCATCGGAGGAATTTTGTAGTCATTGTATCGTACAGCATTCTCTTTATAGCATAGCTTCTGCAATTCCAAAATTATGGAAAGTTCCTTTAAATCTACATTTTCAATTTTGAGTTGATTGTTTTCGTTATTTTCAACAACATTTCTCATTTTATCATCCTCTTGTCTTTTAAATTAGTGGGGAGTGTCATATAACGGACGGGGTATTGGCGACGTTCATCAGCTCAATTACTTATAATTATAAATTAAACTAAACTGATGAATGTTGCCAATATCATGTTATGAGACGGCNNNNNNNNNNNNNNNNNNNNNNNNNNNNNNNNNNNNNNNNNNNNNNNNNNNNNNNNNNNNNNNNNNNNNNNNNNNNNNNNNNNNNNNNNNNNNNNTGCTCATTTCCTATTTGGAAACTGTTCATTTAAAGCTGGAACAAAAGCTCGGGCGGTCACATTAAATAATCTAAAAACTAGTTGTCATATAACGTTCGCATGTTCACGACGTTCATCGGCTAAATAACTTACCATTTTGTCCAACTTCATGCTGATGAATGTTGTGAACATATTGTTATGTGATGTTGCCTGCTGGTCGTATTAGAAAATCTATAACTTTTCTATTCAATTACTATTACTTCACC
Encoded proteins:
- a CDS encoding GNAT family N-acetyltransferase; amino-acid sequence: MRNVVENNENNQLKIENVDLKELSIILELQKLCYKENAVRYNDYKIPPMVQTIEELQEEFSHGLILKAVEESKIIGSIRAYEKDNVCYIGRVIVHPNFQNKGIGRRLMNDIESSYPKCSKFELYTGFKDEKNIYFYRKLGYKIFKEELLSDKVKFLFLEKINIVSPEVI